A single region of the Musa acuminata AAA Group cultivar baxijiao chromosome BXJ1-11, Cavendish_Baxijiao_AAA, whole genome shotgun sequence genome encodes:
- the LOC103972060 gene encoding F-box protein PP2-A13-like — MGARVSSVMGRETGLGDLPENCVAAVLVHLDPLEICRAARLCRTFRGAASADLVWETKLPRNYRYLLALVSDEKAVEQRSRLCKKEIYARLCRPNPFDGGTQEFWLEKSCGGLCMSIPSRALLIMGIDDHRYWNYIPTEESRYHSVAYLQQTWWFEVDGEIKFCFPAGAYSLFFRLHLGCAAKRLGRRICISKHVHGWDRKPVRFQLSTSDGQHVGSKCYLGNPGSWILYHAGDFVVENSDESTTLKFSMRQVDCTHTKGGLCVDSVLIYPKGFRQGKVFTTDRIT, encoded by the exons ATGGGCGCCAGGGTGTCGAGTGTCATGGGCCGCGAGACGGGGCTCGGCGACCTCCCGGAGAACTGCGTCGCCGCCGTGCTCGTCCACCTCGACCCTCTGGAGATCTGCCGGGCGGCTCGGCTTTGTCGGACGTTCCGGGGGGCGGCCTCCGCGGACTTGGTGTGGGAGACGAAGCTTCCTAGGAATTACCGCTATCTGTTAGCGTTGGTTTCGGACGAGAAGGCCGTCGAACAAAGGAGCCGTCTTTGCAAGAAGGAGATCTACGCGCGGTTGTGCAGGCCGAATCCCTTCGACGGTGGTACCC AGGAATTTTGGCTGGAGAAGAGCTGTGGTGGGCTTTGTATGTCGATTCCCTCGAGGGCCTTGCTGATTATGGGGATTGATGATCACAGATACTGGAATTACATTCCTACTGAGGAGTCTCG ATACCACTCGGTTGCATACCTCCAGCAAACTTGGTGGTTTGAGGTAGATGGAGAAATCAAATTCTGCTTCCCGGCTGGTGCCTACAGCTTATTCTTCCGGCTCCATTTGGGGTGTGCCGCCAAGCGACTTGGCCGTAGGATTTGTATCTCCAAACATGTCCATGGGTGGGACAGAAAGCCGGTGCGGTTTCAACTATCGACATCCGATGGTCAGCATGTTGGATCTAAATGCTATCTAGGGAACCCTGGGAGCTGGATCCTTTACCATGCAGGTGATTTTGTTGTAGAGAATTCTGATGAGTCCACCACCCTTAAGTTCTCCATGAGACAAGTTGACTGTACGCACACCAAAGGCGGCCTTTGTGTTGATTCTGTGTTGATATATCCTAAGGGATTTAGACAGGGGAAGGTCTTTACCACTGACAGGATAACATAG
- the LOC103972061 gene encoding probable methyltransferase PMT15, with product MRMGGGAKPYSDVWKLCQPCWKRINFVPLVVVAMFCSASYLLGIWQHIGGATVLTAISCDRKATDASFVVGGAPTLDFAAHHAADESDAAIPAAREFTACDAKYSEYTPCEDRDRSLRFDRDRLIYRERHCPEKGELLKCLVPAPAGYRNPFPWPASRDAAWFANVPHNELTVEKAVQNWIRVDRDKFLFPGGGTMFPDGADAYIDDIDRLIPLRDGSIRTAIDTGCGVASWGAYLLSRNILTMSFAPRDSHEAQVQFALERGVPAMIGVLASNRLPYPSRAFDMAHCSRCLIPWHLYDGQYLIEVDRVLRPGGYWILSGPPINWKRQWKGWKRTEADLSAEQSVIEAVARSLCWKKLREKEDIAVWQKPTNHIHCKASRKVIKSPQFCQGQNPDAAWYTKMETCITPLPEVTGIREIAGGELKKWPERLTAVPPRIASGSPDGVTPETFRQDTELWKKRLGYYRTVINQLGQKGRYRNLLDMNAKFGGFAAALIDDPVWVMNVVPTAANTNTLGVIYERGLIGTYQDWCEAMSTYPRTYDLLHADWVFSLYKGRCEMEDILLEMDRILRPEGTVIVRDDVDVLIKIKSVTDGMRWDSEIADHEDGPHQREKLLVVVKTYWTAPDQNQEQPNGSA from the exons ATGAGGATGGGGGGCGGGGCAAAACCCTACTCCGACGTGTGGAAGCTGTGCCAGCCATGTTGGAAGCGGATTAACTTCGTTCCCCTGGTCGTCGTCGCCATGTTCTGCTCCGCCTCGTACTTGCTCGGCATCTGGCAGCACATCGGTGGCGCCACAGTACTTACCGCTATCTCCTGCGACAGGAAGGCCACCGACGCCTCGTTCGTCGTAGGCGGCGCGCCGACGCTGGACTTCGCCGCACACCACGCGGCCGACGAGTCCGACGCGGCGATACCGGCGGCGCGGGAGTTCACCGCCTGCGACGCAAAGTACTCCGAGTACACGCCCTGCGAGGACCGGGACCGGTCGCTGCGGTTCGACCGCGACCGGCTGATCTACCGGGAGCGGCACTGCCCGGAGAAGGGGGAGCTCCTCAAGTGCCTGGTCCCGGCGCCGGCGGGGTACAGGAACCCATTCCCGTGGCCGGCAAGCAGGGACGCCGCGTGGTTCGCGAACGTGCCGCACAATGAGCTCACGGTCGAGAAGGCGGTCCAAAACTGGATCCGGGTCGACAGGGACAAGTTCCTGTTCCCCGGCGGAGGAACCATGTTCCCGGACGGCGCCGACGCGTACATCGACGACATCGACCGGCTCATTCCGCTGCGTGATGGGTCCATCCGGACGGCCATAGACACCGGCTGCGGG GTGGCGAGCTGGGGAGCTTACCTTCTATCACGCAACATTCTAACGATGTCCTTTGCGCCGAGGGACTCCCACGAGGCCCAAGTCCAGTTCGCGCTGGAGCGCGGCGTCCCAGCCATGATCGGTGTGCTCGCCTCCAACCGCCTCCCCTACCCCTCCAGGGCGTTCGACATGGCTCATTGCTCTCGGTGCCTCATCCCATGGCATCTCTACG ATGGGCAGTACTTGATCGAAGTCGACCGCGTCTTGCGACCTGGTGGCTACTGGATCCTGTCGGGACCGCCGATCAACTGGAAGCGGCAGTGGAAGGGGTGGAAGAGAACCGAGGCGGACTTGAGCGCCGAGCAATCTGTCATCGAAGCCGTCGCCAGGAGCCTCTGCTGGAAGAAGCTGAGGGAGAAGGAAGACATTGCAGTTTGGCAGAAACCAACCAATCACATCCACTGCAAAGCCAGTAGGAAGGTCATCAAGTCACCGCAGTTCTGCCAAGGTCAGAATCCTGACGCCGCTTGGTATACCAAGATGGAGACTTGCATCACACCCCTGCCCGAGGTGACCGGCATCAGAGAGATCGCCGGCGGGGAACTGAAGAAGTGGCCCGAGAGACTGACGGCGGTGCCACCAAGGATTGCTAGTGGAAGCCCGGATGGAGTTACACCAGAAACGTTTAGGCAAGACACCGAGCTATGGAAGAAGAGACTCGGGTACTACAGGACAGTGATCAACCAGCTGGGGCAGAAGGGTAGATATCGGAATCTGCTCGACATGAACGCTAAGTTTGGTGGGTTTGCTGCCGCCCTAATTGATGACCCAGTTTGGGTCATGAACGTCGTCCCGACCGCGGCCAACACCAACACACTCGGAGTCATCTACGAGCGCGGGCTGATCGGAACCTATCAGGACTG GTGCGAGGCAATGTCTACATACCCGAGGACATATGATCTCCTTCATGCAGATTGGGTGTTCAGTCTCTACAAGGGCAG ATGTGAAATGGAAGACATACTGTTGGAGATGGATCGAATCCTTAGGCCCGAGGGGACGGTGATCGTTAGGGACGACGTCGATGTCTTAATTAAGATCAAGAGCGTCACGGATGGAATGAGATGGGATAGCGAAATCGCCGATCACGAAGACGGCCCGCATCAGAGGGAGAAGCTTCTTGTGGTGGTGAAGACGTATTGGACAGCACCAGACCAAAACCAAGAACAGCCAAACGGATCTGCCTAG